From one Amphiura filiformis chromosome 13, Afil_fr2py, whole genome shotgun sequence genomic stretch:
- the LOC140168150 gene encoding NAD-dependent protein deacetylase sirtuin-3-like, giving the protein MAGAGISTPSGIPDFRTPGSGLYDNLQQYRIPYPEAIFDIDFFRRDPRPFFTLAKELYPGGQYKPNYVHYFCRMLHEKGILLRMYTQNIDGLERLAGIPANKLVEAHGTFLKASCTRCGHPHNGEVIKEVIYQDRIPNCSLRGCPGKVKPDIVFFGEDLPKRFFYYLKDLPQCDLVIIMGTSLEVYPFAQIVDSARGYIPRLLINRDLVGPFKKRPGSSSRGRFNDVGITGDLVECIQKFARVLGWKKALEDLIKEHEVLLETESQKVLQSTSNDQSANGEAQNGSHDSKSTNEMNGNSVSNSSANGRKSAPVGSSASKNGSSNGTRNYHTLVEKTVPLNSNSKTSPVRSSPSRAASTSLPKISGGRSKDNSWAVKVGRYRTQSSSTSSSSSATESSSDDSSSDEN; this is encoded by the exons GACTCCAGGTTCAGGCCTATATGACAACCTACAGCAATACAGAATCCCTTACCCAGAagctatttttgatattgatttcTTCCGTCGTGACCCTCGTCCGTTCTTCACGCTAGCCAAAGAACTGTATCCAGGGGGCCAGTACAAACCCAACTATGTGCATTATTTCTGTCGGATGCTACACGAGAAAGGGATATTACTCCGAATGTATACGCAAAATATTGACGGTCTGGAAAGAT TGGCAGGTATCCCAGCAAACAAGCTAGTAGAGGCTCATGGGACATTTCTGAAGGCATCATGTACAAGGTGCGGGCATCCTCACAATGGAGAAGTAATCAAG GAAGTGATCTATCAAGATAGAATACCAAACTGTTCACTACGAGGGTGTCCT GGCAAAGTGAAACCAGATATAGTGTTTTTTGGTGAAGATCTACCCAAGAGGTTCTTCTACTACCTTAAGGACTTGCCACAGTGTGATTTAGTTATTATAATGGGCACATCATTAGAG GTGTACCCATTTGCTCAAATAGTAGACTCAGCCAGGGGATACATTCCCAGGTTACTCATCAATCGAGATCTAGTAGGACCTTTCAAGAAACGTCCTGGTTCATCCTCTAGAGGTCGCTTTAATGATGTCGGCATTACTGGAGATCTAGTTGAATGCATACAGAAGTTTGCAAGGGTGCTGGGATGGAAAAAAGCCTTGGAAGATTTAATCAAGGAGCATGAGGTTTTGTTG GAAACTGAGAGCCAGAAAGTTCTTCAATCCACAAGTAATGACCAATCAGCCAATGGTGAAGCACAAAATGGATCACATGACAGTAAATCAACCAATGAAATGAATGGAAATTCTGTATCCAACTCCAGTGCCAATGGTAGAAAATCCGCCCCTGTTGGAAGTAGCGCATCAAAAAACGGGTCTTCAAATGGCACAAGAAATTACCATACACTGGTAGAAAAAACTGTCCCACTCAACTCAAATAGCAAGACTTCACCTGTAAGATCCTCTCCATCAAGAGCAGCTAGTACGTCACTACCTAAAATTAGCGGTGGCAGGAGTAAGGATAATAGTTGGGCAGTCAAAGTGGGCCGGTACAGAACTCAAAGCTCAAGCACTTCTAGCAGCTCATCGGCAACAGAAAGTAGTTCCGATGACTCTTCCAGTGACGAGAATTGA